One stretch of Dokdonia sp. Hel_I_53 DNA includes these proteins:
- a CDS encoding DUF3050 domain-containing protein: MIQHIEDELQPLRAKLLQHPLYTHIKTPNDLSVFMEYHVYAVWDFMSLLKALQNGLTCTTLPWKPVGNPEVRYLINEIVLAEETDINREGNRQSHYEMYIDAMRKAGADIEGVTNFIRADFTAIDLRDTIKKLPLPIAQFLQFTFEVIANGKMHEIAAAFTFGREDLIPKMFTVIIRNIQEHFPEKDLADFKYYFDRHIELDEDEHGPMALEMIRQLCGGNATKWQEVLEVSKKALEVRVALWDGILKEILKKKENLESIV; the protein is encoded by the coding sequence ATGATCCAACATATAGAAGACGAATTGCAGCCGCTGAGGGCTAAACTTTTACAACATCCTTTGTACACCCATATCAAAACTCCAAATGATCTATCTGTCTTTATGGAGTATCATGTTTATGCAGTTTGGGATTTTATGTCTCTGTTAAAAGCCCTTCAAAATGGCTTGACGTGTACTACTTTGCCTTGGAAACCGGTGGGGAACCCAGAAGTGAGATATTTGATAAATGAAATTGTACTTGCTGAAGAAACGGATATCAACCGGGAGGGTAACAGGCAAAGTCACTATGAGATGTATATAGATGCCATGCGTAAAGCGGGGGCAGATATAGAAGGTGTTACCAATTTCATACGTGCAGATTTTACAGCTATAGATCTTAGGGATACTATCAAAAAGCTACCTCTACCTATAGCTCAATTTTTGCAATTTACATTTGAGGTTATTGCAAACGGGAAAATGCATGAAATTGCGGCAGCTTTTACCTTTGGTAGGGAAGATCTAATTCCTAAGATGTTTACTGTTATAATACGTAACATTCAGGAGCATTTTCCAGAAAAAGATCTTGCCGATTTTAAATACTATTTTGATAGGCATATTGAACTAGATGAAGATGAACACGGGCCTATGGCTTTAGAGATGATACGTCAACTCTGTGGAGGTAATGCTACAAAATGGCAAGAAGTACTTGAGGTTTCAAAGAAAGCGCTGGAGGTGAGAGTCGCTTTGTGGGATGGTATTTTAAAAGAGATTTTAAAGAAAAAAGAAAATCTAGAGTCTATAGTGTAA
- a CDS encoding uroporphyrinogen-III synthase codes for MKVKTILVSQPKPKVENSPYFELEQRQKVKIDFIPFIHVEGVSGKEVRLQKVDLKDYSAIILTSRNAVDHFFRIADEMRFKVPDTLKYFCQSEAVAYYLQKYVVYRKRKIYVGKRTFPELIPLIKKHKNETFLLPSSDKFKPIVPELLDALNIKWTQSTFYKTVVSDLSQYANVTYDILVFFSPSGIQSLFENFPDFKQNDTRIAVFGNTTVNAAKEAGLTINIMAPTPETPSMTMAIEKYIKEVNKK; via the coding sequence ATGAAAGTGAAAACTATTCTCGTTTCGCAACCAAAACCAAAGGTTGAAAACTCCCCATATTTTGAACTTGAGCAAAGGCAAAAAGTAAAAATTGACTTCATCCCATTTATACACGTAGAGGGTGTTTCTGGAAAAGAAGTCAGATTACAAAAAGTAGACCTCAAGGACTACAGCGCGATTATACTTACAAGCCGTAATGCTGTAGATCACTTCTTTAGAATTGCAGATGAGATGCGTTTTAAAGTCCCAGATACACTAAAATATTTTTGTCAAAGTGAGGCTGTTGCTTACTATCTTCAAAAATATGTGGTCTATAGAAAACGTAAAATATATGTAGGCAAGCGTACATTTCCAGAACTTATTCCGCTAATTAAAAAGCACAAAAACGAAACGTTTTTGCTTCCATCCTCAGATAAGTTTAAGCCTATTGTACCAGAATTACTTGATGCGCTTAATATTAAATGGACGCAGTCTACCTTTTATAAAACGGTAGTAAGTGATTTATCTCAGTATGCTAATGTAACGTATGACATATTGGTATTTTTTAGCCCAAGTGGAATACAATCTTTGTTTGAAAACTTTCCAGATTTCAAACAAAATGACACGCGTATTGCAGTTTTTGGAAATACGACGGTTAATGCCGCTAAGGAAGCTGGACTTACCATAAATATCATGGCACCTACTCCAGAAACACCATCTATGACCATGGCCATAGAAAAATACATCAAAGAGGTTAATAAGAAATAA
- a CDS encoding DUF4271 domain-containing protein codes for MDTIIRDFPYQNWITIIFVVCLISLAVAKSFYYQQFVDFINLRGADRYISNRTRGSFFFEPLQLVLLIIQCTGISLLIFTAYCIYYEVEFRDNIKVFGLVLLGYSLFEVFKFLVERFISYALRFYNRIQPFLYKRLNLKNALGLFALCCSLVFAYHQDINHQIVYIILSSIVFIYFIYQLWLLRLYRDDFIRFPFYFILYFCTLEIAPYFILYKFIANG; via the coding sequence TTGGACACAATTATTAGAGATTTCCCTTATCAAAATTGGATCACAATTATATTTGTTGTCTGTCTGATTAGTCTTGCTGTCGCAAAATCTTTTTATTACCAGCAGTTTGTTGATTTTATAAATTTACGTGGTGCAGATAGGTATATTTCTAATCGAACTAGAGGGAGCTTTTTCTTTGAGCCCTTGCAACTTGTACTCCTTATCATACAGTGCACTGGAATCTCACTACTCATTTTTACAGCTTATTGTATTTACTATGAGGTTGAATTTAGGGATAACATAAAGGTTTTTGGACTTGTGTTGCTTGGATACTCTTTATTTGAAGTTTTTAAGTTCTTAGTAGAAAGATTTATTAGTTATGCACTACGTTTTTACAACAGAATTCAACCATTTTTATATAAGCGCTTAAATTTAAAAAATGCATTGGGCCTTTTTGCATTATGCTGCAGTCTTGTTTTTGCATATCATCAAGATATAAATCATCAAATTGTATACATAATCCTTAGTAGTATTGTGTTTATATATTTTATTTATCAATTATGGCTGCTACGATTATACAGAGATGATTTTATTCGCTTTCCGTTTTATTTTATTTTGTATTTTTGCACTCTCGAAATTGCACCCTACTTCATTTTGTATAAGTTCATTGCAAATGGTTAG
- a CDS encoding polyprenol monophosphomannose synthase — protein sequence MANAVVIIPTYNEIENIERLVRNIFTLQRAFHILIVDDNSPDGTAETIEKLQKEYPNKLFLLKRIKKEGLGTAYIAGFKWSLQQHYEYVFEMDADFSHNPNDLIRLYNACAKDGADLSVGSRYVTGVNVVNWPMGRVLLSWGASRYVRLITRMPFHDTTAGFICYRRSVLEAIDLKKIKFVGYAFQIEMKYKAYLEGFKIVEVPVIFTDRTKGESKMSSGIISEAIFGVIKMRLQHLFKNK from the coding sequence ATGGCAAACGCCGTAGTTATCATTCCTACATACAACGAAATCGAAAATATAGAGCGATTAGTGCGCAACATATTTACATTACAGCGTGCATTTCATATTTTAATTGTAGATGACAATTCTCCAGATGGCACAGCTGAAACAATCGAAAAATTACAGAAAGAATACCCAAATAAGCTTTTTTTACTTAAAAGAATTAAGAAAGAGGGGTTAGGCACTGCTTATATAGCTGGATTTAAATGGTCTTTGCAGCAACATTATGAATATGTATTTGAGATGGATGCAGATTTTTCTCATAACCCTAATGACCTCATACGTCTATATAATGCTTGCGCAAAAGATGGAGCGGACCTATCTGTTGGTTCTAGATATGTCACAGGAGTGAATGTTGTAAACTGGCCAATGGGTAGAGTATTATTGTCTTGGGGAGCTTCTAGGTACGTTCGCTTAATAACGAGAATGCCATTTCATGACACTACAGCCGGGTTTATTTGCTATAGAAGATCTGTATTAGAGGCAATTGATCTCAAAAAAATTAAATTTGTTGGTTATGCATTTCAAATTGAGATGAAATATAAAGCCTATCTTGAAGGTTTTAAAATTGTCGAGGTGCCTGTAATATTTACAGATAGAACCAAAGGGGAGAGTAAAATGAGCTCAGGTATTATTTCTGAAGCTATTTTTGGAGTTATAAAAATGCGATTACAACATCTATTTAAAAATAAGTAA
- a CDS encoding dihydroorotase gives MKKILIKGAQVVNEGIIRYSDVLIEDGIITKVAPDIKLESQDISVYDGKGKHLFPGIIDDQVHFREPGLTHKATIATESRAAVAGGITSFIEMPNTSPQATTIDLLEDKFEIASKTSAANYSFMFGGTNDNLDEILKIDKTKVAGLKLFLGSSTGNMLVDNEEVLEKIFKATDLVISTHCEDEDTIKNNLATYKEKYGDDIPIELHPIIRSEEACYISSSRAIALAKKTGARLHVFHISTGKEALQFDNSIPLKEKKITAEVCIHHLWFSDQDYKDKGTFIKWNPAVKTKEDREIIFQALLDDRLDVIATDHAPHTLEEKQNVYTQAPSGGPLVQHALPAMLEFYHQGKISLEKIVEKMCHNPAILFEVAKRGYIREGYKADIVLIDLDSPWEVEKSNILYKCGWSPFEGATFKSCITHTFVNGHLAYENFEIKEGLYGERLTFDR, from the coding sequence ATGAAGAAGATATTAATTAAAGGGGCGCAAGTAGTAAATGAAGGAATTATAAGATACAGTGACGTGCTTATTGAAGATGGGATTATTACTAAAGTTGCTCCAGACATAAAATTAGAATCTCAAGATATTAGCGTATATGACGGAAAAGGGAAGCATCTTTTTCCTGGAATTATAGATGATCAAGTACATTTTAGAGAGCCAGGACTCACTCATAAAGCAACAATAGCTACAGAGTCCCGTGCTGCAGTTGCGGGAGGTATAACTTCATTTATTGAGATGCCTAACACCAGTCCACAAGCGACAACTATAGATTTACTAGAGGATAAATTTGAAATTGCATCAAAAACTTCTGCGGCAAACTATTCTTTTATGTTTGGGGGTACAAATGATAACCTTGATGAAATTTTAAAGATTGATAAAACAAAAGTAGCTGGCCTTAAGCTTTTCTTGGGAAGCTCTACTGGAAACATGCTGGTAGACAATGAAGAAGTTTTAGAAAAAATTTTTAAGGCTACAGATTTGGTAATTTCTACTCATTGTGAAGATGAGGATACCATCAAAAATAATTTAGCTACTTACAAAGAAAAATATGGAGATGACATTCCCATTGAACTTCATCCGATTATTCGCAGTGAAGAAGCTTGTTATATTTCTTCATCAAGAGCTATTGCTTTGGCAAAAAAAACAGGTGCCCGCCTTCATGTCTTCCATATTTCAACGGGAAAGGAGGCATTGCAATTTGATAACTCTATTCCTTTAAAAGAGAAAAAAATAACAGCAGAGGTTTGTATTCACCATTTGTGGTTTTCAGATCAGGATTATAAGGATAAAGGAACATTCATTAAATGGAATCCAGCTGTTAAAACGAAAGAAGACAGAGAGATTATTTTTCAGGCATTATTAGATGATAGGTTAGATGTCATCGCTACAGATCATGCCCCTCATACACTTGAGGAGAAGCAAAACGTTTACACACAGGCACCTAGTGGAGGGCCACTAGTGCAACACGCACTTCCAGCAATGTTAGAATTTTATCATCAAGGTAAAATATCACTCGAAAAGATCGTTGAAAAAATGTGTCATAATCCAGCAATTTTATTTGAGGTTGCAAAACGTGGGTATATAAGGGAAGGCTATAAAGCAGATATTGTACTGATAGACTTAGATTCCCCGTGGGAGGTTGAAAAAAGCAATATTTTATATAAATGTGGCTGGTCTCCGTTTGAAGGAGCTACGTTTAAGTCATGCATTACACATACTTTTGTAAATGGTCATTTAGCCTATGAAAACTTTGAGATAAAGGAAGGCCTATATGGAGAGCGATTAACTTTTGATAGATAA
- a CDS encoding DUF4296 domain-containing protein, giving the protein MRFVKHTLFFLALTLFFSCQEIEDPKKPEITLTKAQMEEILYESILLKAARGYNTGLMIQTGINPETYIFDKFKIDSVTLAQNMAYYATKTDAFKAMNTRVLDRFDAEYKIKDSLYQIERKERDSLNKLNQKLRKETLLDTSRPVIFKGPILDVSKSLKKKRVKELKLKRDSV; this is encoded by the coding sequence ATGAGATTTGTAAAACATACATTATTTTTTCTTGCACTAACTCTTTTTTTTAGCTGTCAAGAAATTGAAGATCCTAAGAAACCAGAAATTACTTTGACTAAAGCGCAAATGGAAGAAATACTCTATGAGTCTATTCTTCTTAAGGCTGCTAGAGGTTACAATACTGGTTTAATGATTCAGACAGGAATAAATCCTGAGACTTATATTTTTGATAAATTCAAGATAGATAGTGTAACACTTGCTCAGAATATGGCATATTATGCTACCAAAACAGATGCATTTAAAGCGATGAATACAAGAGTTTTAGATAGATTTGATGCAGAATATAAAATAAAAGATTCTTTATATCAAATAGAACGTAAGGAACGAGATTCTTTAAATAAATTGAATCAAAAACTTAGAAAAGAGACTCTTCTTGATACCAGCAGGCCTGTGATTTTTAAGGGGCCCATTCTAGATGTATCTAAGTCTTTAAAAAAGAAGCGTGTAAAAGAATTGAAGCTTAAGCGTGATTCCGTTTAA
- a CDS encoding NAD-dependent epimerase/dehydratase family protein yields the protein MILVTGSTGLVGRHLILALIQNKQEVRALYRSEDRKNEVERFYAFAKAESLIQFIDWKQGDINNIPRLEEVFSGVTHVYHCAAAISFDPYQFKNLTKVNIEGTANVVNLCLNYKVKKLIHLSSIATLAKTPNNPIDESNHWDPNARVSVYALTKYGAEMEVWRGTEEGLDAIIFNPGIILGEGDYNSGSGVLFKRVWDEKKYYIKGATATIDVKDLVNLMISGMQSSIKQERFIAISNNISYKKLLIAIAKSLDKKPPRIPLNKWILKITVFLDFVVGLFIRSRKITRVGIISLQHTTKYSNTKIKKEFSITLTPIDQTLVRIAKHFKRNHA from the coding sequence ATGATATTAGTTACCGGCAGTACAGGGCTTGTAGGAAGACATCTAATCCTAGCACTTATTCAAAATAAGCAAGAAGTACGCGCTTTGTATCGTAGTGAAGACCGAAAAAATGAGGTAGAGCGCTTTTACGCTTTCGCGAAAGCAGAATCACTAATACAATTTATCGATTGGAAGCAAGGAGACATTAACAATATACCACGATTAGAAGAGGTCTTTAGCGGGGTTACCCATGTATACCATTGCGCAGCTGCTATCTCTTTTGATCCGTATCAATTTAAAAACCTTACAAAAGTAAACATTGAAGGAACAGCTAATGTAGTTAACCTATGTTTAAACTATAAGGTCAAAAAACTAATACACCTAAGTTCTATAGCTACACTTGCCAAAACACCTAACAATCCTATTGATGAAAGCAATCACTGGGACCCTAATGCGCGTGTATCTGTATACGCACTAACCAAGTATGGAGCCGAAATGGAAGTTTGGAGAGGTACCGAAGAAGGACTCGATGCTATCATTTTTAATCCTGGGATTATACTAGGTGAAGGGGATTACAATAGCGGCAGCGGTGTCTTATTTAAGAGAGTATGGGATGAGAAGAAGTATTACATAAAAGGCGCTACAGCAACAATAGACGTTAAAGATCTAGTAAACTTGATGATTAGTGGGATGCAATCATCTATAAAACAAGAAAGATTTATTGCCATTAGTAATAATATTTCTTACAAAAAATTACTCATCGCCATAGCTAAGTCTTTGGACAAAAAACCTCCAAGAATCCCTTTAAATAAATGGATTCTTAAGATTACCGTCTTCCTTGATTTTGTGGTAGGTTTATTTATAAGAAGTCGAAAAATCACTCGGGTAGGAATAATATCATTACAACACACAACAAAGTATTCTAATACTAAAATTAAAAAGGAATTCAGTATAACACTAACTCCTATTGATCAAACATTGGTTCGTATTGCAAAACATTTTAAACGGAATCACGCTTAA
- the tyrS gene encoding tyrosine--tRNA ligase — protein sequence MIKNFVKELQWRGMVHDAMPQTEEHLMEAMRAAYVGFDPTADSLHIGNLVPIMLLAHFQRSGHKPVALVGGATGMIGDPSGKSSERNLLDEKTLRHNQECVRKQLSQFLDFSSGADNEAVMVNNYDWMKHFSFLDFIRDVGKHITVNYMMAKDSVKNRLKGEDVDGMSFTEFTYQLVQGYDFLHLYQNNNCSLQMGGSDQWGNITTGTELIRRIGGGKGYALTCPLITKSDGSKFGKSEGGNVWLDANRTSPYKFYQYWLNTSDDDAEKYIKIFTFLTQDEINTLVDSHREVPHQRGLQKKLAEEVTLTVHGQDALENAITASNILFGKSTGVDLKKLDRETFLDVFEGVPQAEVAKTEIEAGLDMVAALAEKTGFLKSNGEARRALKENSISLNKEKVTEAYTIQSSDLINGTFVLLQRGKKTYFIIRAI from the coding sequence ATGATTAAGAATTTTGTAAAAGAATTACAATGGCGAGGGATGGTGCACGATGCAATGCCACAAACTGAAGAACACCTTATGGAGGCAATGCGAGCTGCATACGTAGGTTTTGACCCTACGGCAGATTCTTTACACATAGGAAATCTTGTGCCTATTATGCTTCTTGCTCATTTTCAAAGAAGTGGACACAAACCAGTAGCTCTTGTAGGTGGTGCAACAGGAATGATAGGAGATCCTTCTGGTAAGTCTTCAGAGCGTAATTTATTAGATGAAAAAACATTACGCCACAATCAAGAATGTGTCCGTAAACAACTATCTCAATTTTTAGATTTCTCTTCTGGAGCAGATAATGAGGCAGTCATGGTGAATAACTATGATTGGATGAAACATTTTTCATTCCTTGATTTTATACGTGATGTAGGGAAGCATATTACTGTAAATTACATGATGGCCAAAGATTCTGTAAAAAACAGACTTAAAGGTGAAGACGTAGATGGCATGTCTTTTACAGAGTTTACATACCAATTAGTACAAGGATATGATTTCTTGCATTTGTATCAGAATAACAATTGCTCACTACAAATGGGAGGGAGTGACCAATGGGGTAATATTACAACAGGGACAGAATTGATACGCCGCATAGGTGGTGGTAAAGGGTATGCACTCACGTGCCCTTTAATAACCAAGTCTGATGGTAGTAAATTTGGAAAAAGTGAAGGTGGCAATGTTTGGTTAGACGCAAACCGTACCTCGCCTTATAAGTTTTATCAATACTGGCTTAATACAAGCGATGATGATGCTGAGAAATATATTAAAATTTTCACTTTTTTAACTCAAGATGAAATTAATACGCTTGTAGATTCTCACAGAGAAGTACCACATCAAAGAGGATTGCAAAAGAAACTTGCAGAGGAGGTGACATTAACTGTACACGGTCAAGATGCTCTAGAAAATGCCATTACTGCATCTAATATACTCTTCGGTAAAAGTACAGGCGTAGATTTAAAAAAACTTGATAGAGAAACCTTTTTAGATGTATTTGAGGGCGTACCTCAAGCTGAAGTTGCAAAAACAGAAATTGAGGCTGGACTTGATATGGTAGCAGCCCTTGCAGAAAAAACAGGATTTTTAAAATCTAATGGTGAGGCAAGACGTGCACTTAAAGAAAATTCTATTTCTTTAAATAAAGAAAAAGTAACTGAAGCCTATACGATTCAAAGCAGTGACCTTATTAACGGTACGTTTGTTTTGTTACAGCGTGGTAAAAAAACCTATTTTATTATAAGAGCAATATAA
- a CDS encoding acyl transferase encodes MNHNAIFDIRNDDDFEREALRIFQYQFEHNKVYRSFCDLLYKHPSEIKHSSDIPFLPIQFFKSHRILTEQISSEITFCSSGTTGAITSKHHVADLSLYEKSFRNAFAKAYTDPKDIAILALLPSYLERSGSSLIYMAQDLIRSSNHPKSGFYLHNYEELKDTLENLEKKGQKTLLIGVSFALLDLVEKYPFNLKHTIVMETGGMKGRRKELIRQELHSILARGFGVDHIHSEYGMTELLSQAYSHGNGIFNTPPWMKVYSRDTEDALTILDSQKSGGLNIIDLANVYSCSFIATQDLGKVYADGRFEVLGRFDNSDIRGCNLMAL; translated from the coding sequence ATGAACCACAATGCTATTTTTGATATTAGAAATGATGACGACTTTGAACGTGAAGCGTTGAGGATTTTTCAATATCAATTTGAGCACAACAAGGTTTATCGTTCATTTTGCGATCTTTTGTACAAACACCCAAGTGAGATTAAACATTCAAGTGATATCCCATTTTTACCTATTCAGTTTTTTAAGTCGCATAGGATTCTAACAGAGCAGATCTCTTCTGAAATCACTTTTTGTAGTAGCGGCACTACTGGCGCTATCACTAGCAAACATCATGTTGCAGATCTTAGTCTCTATGAGAAAAGTTTTAGAAACGCTTTCGCGAAAGCGTATACAGATCCAAAAGATATTGCTATTTTAGCTTTACTTCCATCTTATCTTGAACGCTCAGGATCTTCTCTTATCTACATGGCTCAAGATCTTATAAGATCTAGCAATCACCCAAAAAGTGGTTTTTATCTTCACAACTATGAAGAATTAAAAGACACGTTAGAAAATCTCGAAAAGAAAGGTCAGAAAACATTATTAATTGGAGTTTCTTTTGCGTTACTTGATCTAGTAGAGAAATACCCATTTAATTTGAAACATACCATAGTTATGGAAACTGGCGGTATGAAAGGAAGACGCAAAGAACTTATAAGACAAGAACTGCATTCAATTTTAGCAAGAGGTTTTGGAGTGGACCATATACATAGCGAATATGGAATGACAGAGCTTTTAAGTCAAGCGTATTCTCATGGTAATGGAATCTTTAATACTCCCCCTTGGATGAAAGTGTACTCAAGAGATACAGAAGATGCCTTAACTATTCTAGATTCACAAAAGAGTGGCGGTCTTAATATAATTGATCTTGCCAATGTGTACTCTTGTTCCTTTATTGCTACCCAAGATCTAGGTAAAGTGTATGCCGATGGACGCTTTGAAGTTTTAGGTAGGTTTGATAATTCTGATATAAGAGGCTGCAATTTAATGGCTTTGTAG
- a CDS encoding DUF5689 domain-containing protein has translation MKQITLLIFSFLTTCLSYGQVVINEVDSDQTGTDSMEFVELFSETPNQSLDGLVLVLFNGSSDTSYNSVDLNGFTTDENGYFLIGGNDVATADITLGATNILQNGADAIAIYTGNVADYPTGTAVSTTNLLDALVYGTSDGDDAGLLDGLGETTQYDENENSLKDSQSLQLVDGVFCASTPTPRATNVCAVATSTEVATIAELRAGTVGESYTLTGEALLTYQQDFRGQKYIEDNTAAILIDDNSGVITTTYTIGDGITGITGVLGSFDGALQFVPSEDSGAATSTGNTITAQVVTADMLNANPADYESEYVQLTSTTVDNTNSTTWDNGVEYPLTTANGGYIFRAAFFNVDYIGTTVPGTADISGIITKDNSISYITARNAADINVLSAGCPLSLETAIFECTSETTGTDGTTISIPFSGGANGVTYTLGTSAGTVDGDNPSSVETGTIIITGVDEGTTITFTVVSDSCDLSQDLTTPACEPLPEAANIAELRAYDLGTEVILTGEAVLTFQRSSRNQKYIEDATAAILIDDSAETITTTYNLGDGITGITGTLGEFRGVLQFVPSEDPGTATSTENAIVAQVVTLAELTANGEDYESEYVEVMEATIDNGGSTDWAAGQNYTITAGGDTFILRTNFGGADYIGTTIPTVATNISGVLGEFNGTYQLQPRFLADFEEFMSVGENNALVVSIYPNPATSFINVTTSTPGEKSVAIYEISGKKVIDTVTAQPISVANLSAGIYLVKVSEANRSMTSKLIIK, from the coding sequence ATGAAACAAATTACTCTTTTAATCTTTTCATTTTTAACAACTTGCCTTTCGTACGGACAGGTAGTCATAAATGAAGTAGACTCAGATCAGACTGGTACAGACTCCATGGAATTTGTAGAACTTTTTTCTGAAACTCCAAATCAATCTTTAGATGGTTTAGTGCTAGTGTTGTTTAATGGAAGTAGTGACACAAGCTACAACTCTGTAGATCTTAATGGATTTACTACTGATGAAAATGGTTATTTTCTAATAGGCGGCAATGATGTTGCTACTGCAGATATCACCCTAGGAGCGACTAATATTTTACAAAATGGTGCAGATGCTATTGCAATTTATACAGGTAATGTAGCAGACTACCCTACTGGAACCGCAGTATCAACTACTAATCTTTTAGATGCACTTGTTTATGGAACATCAGACGGTGATGATGCAGGATTACTCGATGGACTGGGTGAAACCACTCAATATGATGAAAACGAAAATTCTTTAAAAGACTCACAGTCACTACAGTTAGTAGATGGTGTTTTTTGCGCCTCCACACCTACACCAAGAGCTACAAATGTTTGTGCAGTAGCGACTTCTACAGAAGTAGCCACTATAGCTGAACTTAGAGCAGGGACAGTAGGTGAAAGTTACACTTTGACTGGTGAAGCATTATTAACCTATCAGCAAGATTTTAGAGGTCAGAAATATATTGAAGACAATACAGCTGCAATTCTTATTGATGATAATTCTGGCGTAATTACTACTACTTACACTATAGGGGATGGGATTACTGGGATCACGGGAGTCCTAGGTAGTTTTGATGGCGCTTTACAATTTGTTCCATCAGAAGATTCTGGTGCTGCCACTTCAACTGGAAATACAATTACGGCACAAGTAGTTACTGCAGATATGCTTAACGCAAATCCCGCAGATTATGAGTCTGAGTATGTTCAATTAACGTCTACAACAGTGGATAATACAAACAGTACTACTTGGGATAATGGAGTTGAGTATCCTCTTACTACAGCAAATGGAGGCTATATTTTTAGAGCTGCATTTTTTAATGTAGACTACATCGGGACAACTGTCCCTGGAACGGCAGATATTTCTGGAATTATCACAAAAGACAATAGTATCTCATATATAACAGCTAGGAATGCGGCAGATATCAATGTTCTTTCTGCTGGATGCCCATTATCACTAGAGACAGCTATTTTTGAATGTACAAGTGAAACTACTGGTACAGATGGCACCACGATTTCTATTCCATTTTCTGGAGGAGCAAACGGGGTGACTTATACATTAGGAACATCGGCTGGTACTGTAGATGGAGACAACCCCTCTAGTGTGGAAACTGGTACGATTATTATTACTGGTGTAGATGAGGGCACTACTATTACTTTTACAGTAGTTAGTGATTCTTGTGATTTAAGTCAAGACCTAACCACTCCTGCTTGCGAACCACTTCCAGAAGCTGCAAATATTGCTGAGTTGAGAGCTTATGACCTAGGGACAGAAGTGATACTTACTGGAGAAGCAGTACTTACTTTTCAACGATCAAGCAGAAATCAAAAATATATAGAAGACGCTACCGCTGCAATTCTTATAGACGATAGCGCAGAAACAATTACTACTACGTATAATCTTGGAGACGGTATTACTGGAATAACTGGGACTTTAGGGGAGTTTAGAGGAGTACTGCAATTTGTTCCTAGTGAGGACCCTGGTACTGCAACATCAACAGAAAATGCAATAGTAGCACAAGTTGTAACGCTTGCAGAACTCACTGCTAATGGTGAAGATTATGAGTCTGAATATGTAGAAGTAATGGAAGCTACAATTGATAATGGCGGATCTACAGATTGGGCAGCTGGACAAAATTATACAATTACTGCAGGTGGAGATACGTTTATCCTACGTACAAACTTCGGTGGAGCAGATTACATTGGCACTACGATACCAACAGTAGCTACTAATATATCTGGAGTTTTAGGAGAATTTAATGGCACATATCAATTACAACCTCGTTTTCTTGCTGACTTTGAAGAGTTCATGTCTGTGGGAGAAAACAACGCTTTAGTTGTAAGCATCTATCCTAACCCAGCGACTAGTTTCATAAATGTAACAACTAGCACTCCTGGAGAGAAGTCAGTTGCTATTTATGAGATTTCTGGTAAAAAAGTAATTGATACTGTAACTGCACAACCTATAAGTGTCGCAAACCTCTCCGCAGGTATTTATTTAGTAAAGGTTTCAGAAGCAAATCGCTCTATGACTTCAAAGCTTATTATTAAATAA